A part of Saccharomonospora amisosensis genomic DNA contains:
- a CDS encoding sugar-binding transcriptional regulator: protein MPPPRDQQLLVKAARLYYEEGRSQNEVATALQVSRSSVSRMLAAARERGIVRIQINDPTGRDMDLESELTARFGLRDCRVAEIHSDDRPLSRVGDLGARWLLDNLHPGQQVGVSWGHGLQAVVQHIPDEGGLDVEVLPLVGGLSAVDSAISGEELVRDLAGRLGGRFQRLHAPALLTSKAGRDVLLAEPSIKRTLDAARRVQVALVGIGSAGHGSSASLVKAMNLSDTERQGFEAAHPAGDVCARFFDAEGKAILGPTDNRVLGVSLADLATIPLVAGVAAGPEKAGGVLGALRTRVLDVLVCDSSLARALLAWDAR, encoded by the coding sequence ATGCCCCCACCGCGCGACCAGCAACTGCTGGTGAAGGCGGCCCGGCTGTACTACGAGGAAGGCCGTTCGCAGAACGAGGTCGCGACGGCATTGCAGGTGAGCAGATCGAGCGTGTCGCGGATGCTGGCGGCCGCCCGCGAACGCGGCATCGTCCGCATCCAGATCAACGATCCCACCGGCAGGGACATGGACCTGGAGTCGGAGTTGACGGCGCGCTTCGGGCTCAGGGACTGCCGGGTCGCCGAGATCCACAGCGACGACCGTCCACTGTCGAGGGTCGGCGACCTCGGTGCCCGCTGGTTGCTGGACAACCTGCATCCGGGCCAGCAGGTCGGTGTCTCGTGGGGACACGGGTTGCAGGCTGTCGTGCAGCACATTCCCGACGAGGGCGGGCTCGACGTCGAGGTGCTGCCGCTCGTGGGCGGGCTGTCCGCAGTGGACTCGGCGATCAGCGGTGAGGAGCTGGTGCGCGACCTCGCCGGCCGGCTCGGGGGCCGGTTCCAGCGGCTGCACGCGCCCGCGCTGCTGACGTCAAAGGCGGGCCGCGACGTGCTGCTGGCCGAACCGTCCATCAAGCGCACGCTCGACGCCGCACGGCGGGTGCAGGTGGCGCTGGTGGGTATCGGCAGCGCGGGACACGGCTCGTCGGCATCGCTGGTGAAGGCGATGAACCTGAGCGACACCGAACGGCAGGGGTTCGAAGCCGCGCACCCGGCAGGTGACGTGTGCGCGCGGTTCTTCGACGCCGAGGGCAAGGCGATCCTCGGCCCCACCGACAACCGCGTGCTGGGCGTGTCGCTGGCCGACCTCGCCACCATCCCGCTGGTCGCAGGCGTCGCGGCGGGGCCGGAGAAGGCCGGTGGCGTGCTTGGCGCGCTGCGCACGCGTGTGCTCGACGTGCTGGTGTGCGACAGCTCGCTGGCCAGAGCGCTGCTCGCTTGGGATGCCCGGTAG
- a CDS encoding dihydrolipoamide acetyltransferase family protein → MVAREIPLVMPKLSMTMTEGVFVAWRKAVGDRVRQGDVVCEVTTDKVDMEVEATVDGTLSRIVAEPEDIIAVGEPIAYVASEAEDLLEGLFDTPSPRPRPEQEQEQEQEQEQEQEPQPAAVAVRANGVAAVPAARRLAAARGIELADVTPTGPWNTIRLSDLDTMDQPEVRRPRGGRAVIARRMAASVDVPQFVLYRDVDLDTAARSGHGWTAVFTAVLAAALRRHPALNASWVDGAPRRHEHVGVALAVDTERGLLAPVFTDPDRQSLQMLSARIADVVARARAGRLELAELSTPATTTMSNLGGLGVEAFQALLTPPQATALSVGAVTPKVVPVPGGVGTRLRCTVGLSVDHRVADGADGARLLATVQELLDGELV, encoded by the coding sequence ATGGTAGCCAGGGAGATCCCGCTCGTCATGCCGAAGCTGTCGATGACGATGACCGAGGGCGTGTTCGTGGCCTGGCGCAAGGCCGTGGGGGACCGCGTGCGCCAGGGCGACGTGGTATGCGAGGTGACCACCGACAAGGTGGACATGGAGGTGGAGGCCACGGTCGACGGCACGCTGAGCAGGATCGTCGCCGAGCCCGAGGACATCATCGCGGTGGGGGAGCCGATCGCCTACGTCGCTTCCGAGGCCGAGGACCTGCTGGAGGGCCTGTTCGACACCCCGTCTCCGCGGCCGAGACCGGAGCAGGAGCAGGAGCAGGAGCAGGAGCAGGAGCAGGAGCAGGAACCCCAGCCCGCCGCTGTCGCGGTACGGGCCAACGGGGTGGCCGCCGTACCGGCGGCCCGCAGGCTCGCCGCTGCCCGCGGTATCGAGCTGGCAGACGTAACGCCTACCGGGCCATGGAACACCATCCGGCTGTCCGATCTGGACACCATGGACCAGCCAGAGGTGCGGAGGCCGCGTGGTGGCAGGGCCGTGATCGCGCGGCGGATGGCCGCCAGCGTCGACGTGCCGCAGTTCGTGCTGTACCGCGATGTCGACCTGGACACAGCGGCGCGATCGGGGCACGGGTGGACGGCCGTGTTCACCGCGGTGCTCGCGGCGGCGCTGCGCCGCCATCCTGCGCTGAACGCGAGCTGGGTGGACGGCGCGCCGCGACGGCACGAGCACGTCGGCGTCGCGCTCGCCGTAGACACCGAGCGCGGGCTGCTCGCACCCGTGTTCACCGACCCGGACCGGCAGAGCCTGCAGATGCTGTCCGCACGCATCGCCGACGTCGTGGCCAGAGCGCGAGCGGGCAGGCTTGAGCTGGCGGAGCTGTCCACACCGGCCACTACCACCATGTCGAACCTTGGCGGGCTTGGGGTGGAGGCGTTCCAGGCGCTGCTCACGCCACCGCAGGCAACGGCGCTCTCGGTGGGCGCGGTGACGCCGAAGGTGGTGCCCGTGCCGGGTGGCGTCGGCACCCGCCTGCGCTGCACCGTCGGGCTGAGTGTGGATCACCGGGTCGCCGACGGCGCCGACGGTGCGCGGCTGCTGGCGACAGTCCAGGAGTTGCTGGACGGTGAGCTCGTATGA
- a CDS encoding alpha-ketoacid dehydrogenase subunit beta, translating to MTAVLPKHRTLTYSEAVREALAQAMEVDERVFLLGEDIGTYGGAFGVTGDLVHRFGERRVRDTPISELGIVGAAVGAALAGMRPVVEIQFSDFTAQAMDQIVNQAAKIHFMLGGAASVPMVLRAPGGSGTGAAAQHSQSLEAWFAHVPGLKVVMPSTAADAKGLLLAAIDDPNPVIVLEHKLLYKQSGPVPEEATRVRLGETTVRRTGGDLTIVATGVMVSRALQAAEQLAADGIEASVLDPRTLRPLDAAPIVDSVTATGRALLVQEAPRTGGFMAEVAATIVESSAFGHLRAPVARLCGLDVPIPYAPRLERAAVPQTEDIVRGARELVTAW from the coding sequence ATGACCGCGGTACTGCCGAAACACCGCACCCTGACCTACTCCGAGGCGGTGCGCGAGGCGCTGGCGCAGGCGATGGAGGTCGACGAGCGAGTGTTCTTGCTCGGCGAGGACATCGGCACTTACGGCGGCGCGTTCGGCGTCACCGGCGACCTGGTGCACCGGTTCGGCGAGCGGCGGGTACGAGATACGCCGATCAGCGAGCTGGGAATCGTCGGCGCGGCGGTGGGGGCCGCGCTGGCGGGCATGCGCCCAGTCGTGGAAATCCAGTTCTCGGACTTCACCGCCCAGGCCATGGACCAGATTGTCAACCAGGCAGCCAAGATCCACTTCATGCTCGGTGGGGCGGCGAGCGTGCCGATGGTGCTGCGAGCTCCCGGCGGCTCGGGCACGGGCGCCGCGGCGCAGCACTCGCAGAGCCTGGAGGCTTGGTTCGCGCACGTGCCCGGCCTCAAGGTCGTCATGCCGAGCACGGCGGCCGACGCCAAGGGGCTGCTGCTCGCGGCGATCGACGACCCGAACCCGGTGATCGTGCTGGAGCACAAGCTGCTCTACAAGCAGAGCGGCCCGGTGCCGGAGGAGGCCACGCGGGTGCGACTGGGGGAGACCACCGTGCGGCGAACCGGGGGCGACCTGACGATCGTGGCGACCGGGGTGATGGTGTCGCGGGCGCTGCAGGCGGCCGAGCAGCTGGCGGCCGACGGCATCGAGGCGAGTGTGCTCGACCCGCGCACGCTGCGACCGCTCGACGCGGCGCCCATTGTGGACAGCGTTACGGCGACAGGAAGGGCGCTGTTGGTGCAGGAGGCGCCGCGGACCGGTGGGTTCATGGCGGAGGTGGCTGCCACGATCGTCGAATCCAGCGCGTTCGGTCACCTGCGGGCGCCGGTGGCGAGGCTGTGCGGGCTGGACGTGCCGATCCCGTACGCGCCGCGGCTGGAGCGGGCCGCCGTGCCGCAGACCGAGGACATCGTGCGCGGGGCGCGGGAGCTGGTGACGGCATGGTAG
- the cobT gene encoding nicotinate-nucleotide--dimethylbenzimidazole phosphoribosyltransferase → MRIEFPTVPMPDELVRAEARKRQGMVLKPAGSLGTLETLAAWIAACQAQSPPRPFRRPRIVVFAADHGIAARGVSAHEPAYTRSLLAAVREGGAALNVLAEAAGAGLRVEDIAVDSDEGGQFKVRRGCGSIDVEDALSQTQAEEAVRAGIRLADTEVDEGADLLVPAELGVGASTPASTLVAALTGTEPVAVIGRGSGIDDNGWMRKALAVRDALRRARPVLGDPVDLVRTAGGADLAAMAGFLAQAAVRRTPVVLDGLSAAAAALVAEELAPGARNWWVAAHRSTEPAHALALDHLDLEPIVDLGIGLGGGTGAAAALPLLTVSVRLLAELQPS, encoded by the coding sequence GTGCGCATCGAGTTCCCGACCGTCCCCATGCCCGACGAGCTCGTCCGTGCCGAGGCCCGCAAAAGGCAGGGCATGGTGCTCAAGCCCGCGGGTTCGCTCGGCACTCTTGAAACGCTCGCCGCGTGGATCGCGGCCTGCCAGGCCCAGTCGCCACCGCGGCCGTTCCGTCGGCCGCGCATCGTCGTGTTCGCCGCCGACCACGGCATCGCGGCCCGCGGCGTCTCCGCTCACGAACCCGCGTACACACGCAGCTTGCTCGCGGCCGTCCGGGAGGGCGGCGCCGCGCTGAACGTGCTCGCCGAGGCGGCTGGCGCGGGCCTACGGGTCGAGGACATCGCGGTGGACAGCGACGAGGGCGGCCAGTTCAAGGTCCGCCGAGGCTGCGGCTCCATCGACGTCGAGGACGCCCTGAGCCAGACGCAGGCCGAGGAGGCTGTGCGCGCCGGGATACGGCTGGCCGACACCGAGGTGGACGAAGGCGCGGACCTGCTCGTGCCTGCCGAACTGGGCGTCGGCGCGAGCACACCGGCTTCCACTCTCGTCGCCGCGCTGACCGGCACCGAGCCGGTCGCCGTCATCGGTCGCGGGTCCGGCATCGACGACAACGGGTGGATGCGCAAGGCCCTCGCCGTGCGCGATGCCCTGCGCAGGGCGCGGCCGGTGCTGGGCGACCCGGTGGACCTGGTGCGCACGGCCGGCGGCGCCGACCTGGCCGCGATGGCCGGGTTCCTCGCGCAGGCGGCCGTGCGCCGCACGCCGGTGGTGCTTGACGGGCTCTCTGCGGCCGCCGCCGCACTCGTGGCCGAGGAACTGGCCCCTGGCGCGCGGAACTGGTGGGTGGCGGCACACCGTTCCACCGAACCAGCGCACGCACTGGCTCTTGATCACCTCGACCTGGAACCGATCGTGGACCTCGGTATCGGACTCGGCGGCGGAACCGGAGCAGCCGCCGCTCTGCCCTTGCTGACGGTGTCCGTCCGCCTGCTCGCCGAACTACAACCGTCGTAA
- a CDS encoding transcriptional regulator GutM codes for MTWQAMVLLLSGFVVAGVLSYRQHLGYQRAVNELADAENRSGVLLVSGRAKGRLRGAIVLLVIDRRRGHVIRARAMEGASVFAGFRERPELAGPVEGAEERAGSKAMAKAVHEALGMASRLNAGTLKSKAA; via the coding sequence GTGACCTGGCAGGCGATGGTGTTGTTGCTGAGCGGGTTCGTCGTCGCCGGAGTGCTGAGCTACCGCCAGCATCTGGGCTACCAGCGAGCGGTGAACGAGCTGGCCGACGCGGAGAACCGCAGCGGTGTGCTGCTGGTCAGCGGTAGAGCCAAGGGCAGGCTCCGCGGCGCCATCGTGCTGCTGGTGATCGACCGGCGTCGCGGTCACGTCATCCGGGCGAGGGCGATGGAGGGCGCGTCGGTGTTCGCGGGCTTTCGCGAGCGTCCCGAGCTGGCCGGTCCCGTGGAGGGCGCCGAGGAACGCGCTGGGTCAAAGGCGATGGCCAAGGCCGTGCACGAGGCGCTGGGCATGGCCAGCAGGCTCAACGCTGGAACGCTGAAATCGAAGGCGGCCTGA
- a CDS encoding PTS glucitol/sorbitol transporter subunit IIA: MSVYYESTVLRAGNEAGDMVEGGVVILYADPIPDALESVSVVHGPAKGPEREIRPGDVFSLGEQRVELVAVGERAHENLCTLGHIVVYLNPDEGTSLLPGAVHGRGTVTVPAAGVRLALSGAAS; this comes from the coding sequence ATGAGCGTGTACTACGAGAGCACCGTCCTGCGGGCGGGAAACGAGGCGGGGGACATGGTCGAAGGCGGGGTGGTGATCCTCTACGCCGACCCGATCCCGGACGCGCTGGAGAGCGTCAGCGTCGTGCACGGCCCGGCGAAGGGACCCGAGCGCGAGATCCGGCCCGGCGACGTCTTCTCGCTGGGCGAGCAGCGGGTCGAGCTCGTGGCCGTGGGAGAGCGGGCGCACGAGAACCTGTGCACCCTCGGCCATATCGTCGTCTACCTCAACCCGGACGAGGGCACCTCGCTGCTGCCGGGTGCGGTGCACGGCCGCGGCACGGTGACGGTGCCAGCGGCGGGCGTCCGGCTCGCGCTGAGCGGGGCAGCGTCGTGA
- the srlE gene encoding PTS glucitol/sorbitol transporter subunit IIB, which yields MSEMETHTSRAVFVKPGPGGWGRGLLLRTDGTRTKVLSVTGGGIHPVAARIAELAGAEAVDGFTTTVPDDQVVAAVINCGGTARIGVYPRKGIPTVDVYPGAPGGPLAQFITEDLFVSAVGVDQVAPSTTDDAPVEEGAAAQRPAVPPREERPSSREVAATVAGGGKFGQTFNSVTGVFVKFGSGVGSFVNTMLAAGRQTVDLTLKTILPFMAYVSLLLGIVTYTGVAEWMGRVLSPIASNPIGLVAISFVVALPFLSPILGPGAAIAQVIGTLMGSQIAIGALPVQYALPTLFAINGQVGCDFVPVGLALGEAKPETVAVGTPAVLVSRMVTAPLAVVIAWAASFGL from the coding sequence ATGAGCGAGATGGAGACCCACACCTCGCGGGCGGTGTTCGTCAAGCCCGGGCCGGGCGGCTGGGGCCGCGGCCTGCTGCTGCGCACCGACGGCACACGCACGAAGGTTCTGTCGGTCACCGGCGGCGGCATCCACCCGGTGGCGGCACGGATCGCGGAGCTCGCCGGCGCGGAGGCGGTCGACGGCTTCACCACGACCGTGCCCGACGACCAGGTCGTCGCGGCCGTCATCAACTGCGGCGGCACCGCGCGAATCGGCGTGTACCCGCGCAAGGGCATTCCCACCGTCGACGTCTACCCCGGTGCGCCGGGCGGCCCGCTCGCGCAGTTCATCACCGAGGACCTGTTCGTATCCGCCGTCGGCGTCGACCAGGTCGCACCGTCCACGACGGACGACGCTCCCGTGGAGGAAGGGGCCGCCGCGCAGCGGCCAGCCGTGCCGCCGCGCGAGGAGCGGCCGTCGTCGCGGGAGGTCGCGGCGACCGTGGCGGGCGGAGGAAAGTTCGGTCAGACCTTCAACTCCGTCACCGGCGTGTTCGTCAAGTTCGGTTCCGGCGTCGGCTCCTTCGTCAACACGATGCTCGCCGCCGGACGGCAGACCGTGGACCTCACGCTCAAGACGATCTTGCCGTTCATGGCTTACGTGAGCCTGCTGCTCGGCATCGTCACCTACACCGGGGTCGCCGAGTGGATGGGCCGGGTGCTCTCGCCCATCGCGAGCAACCCGATCGGGCTCGTGGCGATCAGCTTCGTCGTCGCGCTGCCGTTCCTGTCGCCGATCCTCGGTCCCGGCGCGGCCATCGCACAGGTGATCGGCACGCTGATGGGCAGCCAGATCGCGATCGGCGCGCTGCCGGTGCAGTACGCGCTGCCCACGCTGTTCGCCATCAACGGTCAGGTCGGCTGCGACTTCGTGCCGGTTGGTCTCGCCCTTGGCGAGGCGAAACCCGAGACGGTCGCCGTCGGCACCCCTGCGGTGCTGGTCAGCCGGATGGTCACCGCGCCCCTTGCGGTCGTGATCGCCTGGGCCGCAAGCTTCGGGCTGTAG
- a CDS encoding HPr family phosphocarrier protein, giving the protein MPEIRVKIASPVGLHARPASQFVKAAARHPGSVFIGRPGTEPVDARSMLSVLSLAIGHGEEVVLRTEGEGADAALRELSRLLVHDGDA; this is encoded by the coding sequence ATGCCGGAGATCCGTGTCAAGATCGCATCCCCCGTCGGCCTGCATGCACGGCCGGCGAGCCAGTTCGTCAAGGCCGCGGCCCGGCATCCCGGGTCCGTCTTCATCGGACGGCCGGGCACGGAGCCGGTGGACGCGCGCAGCATGCTGTCGGTGCTGAGCCTGGCCATCGGGCACGGCGAGGAGGTGGTGCTGCGCACCGAGGGCGAGGGTGCCGACGCCGCGCTGCGCGAGCTGTCGCGGCTGCTCGTTCACGACGGGGACGCGTGA
- a CDS encoding NAD(P)H-dependent oxidoreductase, producing MNYVDRLRARQRELGRPVRVGLVGAGQMGLGFVVQASRIDGMEVAAIADLAPDRGRRAFEQAGRDDVVVTNEPGGASRIITDGGVVVTEDATTLTRLPLDVLVDASGVPEVGARIAFAGLLAGKDIAMLNVECDVTVGLLLARLAERLGRVYTVCRGDEPVECKVLVDYVRDLGFEVVCAGKGKNNPLDPAATPASVTDTAAAKGMNPHMLASFVDGSKTMIELAALANGADLAVPARGLTGPHCTVEGLAETFRPAAEGGVLPGSGVVDYCTGPVAPGVFVIGRSDHPVVVAEMAYLSMGKGPYYAFYRPYHLASVEAPLSVAEAVLDRRPSLAPRAWNAEVLAVAKRDLREGESIDGIGGETVYGVTDSAASAAGGGHIPLGLVAGARVLRDVPAGTALTAADVAVDETTTIATLRRLQDRVLMGEEVGVAWT from the coding sequence ATGAATTATGTCGATCGGCTGCGGGCGCGGCAGCGCGAGCTGGGCCGCCCGGTGAGAGTCGGTCTCGTCGGCGCGGGCCAGATGGGCCTCGGCTTCGTGGTGCAAGCGAGCCGCATCGACGGCATGGAGGTCGCCGCCATCGCCGACCTCGCGCCGGATCGCGGACGGCGCGCCTTCGAGCAGGCCGGGCGCGACGACGTCGTCGTCACCAACGAGCCAGGCGGCGCCTCCCGCATCATCACCGACGGCGGTGTGGTGGTCACCGAGGACGCCACCACACTCACCCGCCTGCCGCTGGATGTGCTCGTCGACGCCAGCGGCGTACCGGAGGTCGGCGCGCGGATCGCGTTCGCGGGTCTACTGGCGGGCAAGGACATCGCGATGCTCAACGTCGAGTGTGACGTCACCGTGGGGCTGCTGCTCGCGCGCCTCGCGGAACGGCTCGGCCGGGTATACACCGTGTGCAGGGGCGACGAGCCGGTCGAATGCAAGGTCCTGGTGGACTACGTCCGCGATCTCGGCTTCGAGGTCGTGTGCGCAGGCAAGGGCAAGAACAACCCGCTCGACCCGGCGGCCACGCCCGCGTCGGTGACCGACACCGCAGCGGCCAAGGGCATGAACCCGCACATGCTCGCGAGCTTCGTCGACGGCTCCAAGACGATGATCGAGCTGGCCGCGCTCGCCAACGGCGCGGACCTGGCTGTGCCCGCCCGCGGACTCACCGGTCCACATTGCACGGTGGAAGGGCTGGCCGAGACCTTCCGGCCCGCCGCCGAAGGTGGCGTGCTGCCCGGCTCGGGCGTCGTGGACTACTGCACCGGCCCGGTCGCGCCCGGCGTGTTCGTCATCGGCCGCAGCGACCACCCCGTCGTCGTGGCGGAGATGGCGTACCTGAGCATGGGCAAGGGCCCGTACTACGCGTTCTACCGGCCCTACCACCTGGCGAGCGTGGAGGCGCCGCTGTCGGTGGCAGAAGCGGTGCTCGATCGCAGGCCGAGCCTCGCGCCGCGTGCCTGGAACGCCGAGGTGCTCGCCGTGGCCAAGCGCGACCTGCGCGAGGGCGAGTCGATCGACGGCATCGGTGGTGAGACCGTTTACGGCGTCACCGACAGCGCCGCGAGCGCCGCCGGCGGGGGTCACATCCCGCTCGGGCTGGTCGCCGGAGCGCGGGTGCTGCGTGACGTGCCCGCTGGGACGGCGCTGACCGCCGCCGACGTCGCGGTCGACGAGACCACCACGATCGCGACGCTGCGCAGGCTGCAGGACCGGGTGCTCATGGGCGAGGAGGTGGGGGTGGCATGGACCTGA
- the srlA gene encoding PTS glucitol/sorbitol transporter subunit IIC, whose amino-acid sequence MHVLAVMAQQQPAQPEGETSGGVLGVFEWLGTHFIGLFNESGEQFVGLITGILPTLIVLLTFMYALTTFIGEQRVTRAVQWSARWWITRYTVMPIIAVLMLTNPMCYSFGRFLPERHKPAFYDSAVSFVHPVTTFFPYANAGELFVWLGIANGVTQLGESTVPLALRYFLVGILVIFIRGIVTEKITAFMIKRTGRTEVFADFDREFEAAKAGGR is encoded by the coding sequence ATGCACGTGCTTGCTGTAATGGCGCAGCAGCAGCCGGCACAGCCGGAAGGCGAGACGAGCGGTGGTGTGCTCGGAGTCTTCGAATGGCTGGGCACCCATTTCATCGGGCTGTTCAACGAGTCGGGCGAGCAGTTCGTCGGGCTGATCACCGGCATTCTGCCGACGTTGATCGTGCTGCTCACGTTCATGTACGCGCTCACCACGTTCATCGGTGAGCAGCGGGTCACCAGGGCGGTGCAGTGGTCGGCCCGCTGGTGGATCACCCGCTACACCGTGATGCCGATCATCGCGGTGCTCATGCTGACCAACCCGATGTGCTACTCGTTCGGCCGGTTCCTGCCAGAACGGCACAAGCCGGCCTTCTACGACTCCGCGGTGTCGTTCGTGCACCCGGTGACGACGTTCTTCCCGTACGCCAACGCGGGTGAGCTGTTCGTCTGGCTCGGCATCGCCAACGGGGTCACGCAGCTCGGGGAGTCGACGGTTCCGCTGGCACTGCGGTACTTCCTCGTCGGCATCCTCGTGATCTTCATTCGCGGGATCGTCACCGAGAAGATCACCGCGTTCATGATCAAGCGAACCGGCCGCACCGAGGTGTTCGCCGATTTCGACCGTGAGTTCGAGGCAGCCAAGGCAGGTGGACGCTGA
- a CDS encoding branched-chain amino acid aminotransferase, translating into MTTAIPFSRTLSPTPASAEAVAEVLAKPGFGTRFTDHMVTVRWSEGVGWHDARLSPYEPLTLDPATAVLHYGQAIFEGLKAYRQPDGSISAFRPRLNAARFRRSARRMAMPELPDELFLGSIHELIEVDGRWVPTSKGDTLYLRPFLIATEAGLGVNKPSAQYLYSLIASPAGSYFAGGVKPVSVWLSTDYVRAAPGGTGFAKCAGNYAASFVAQAEAVDHGCDQVVWLDAVERRWVEEMGGMNLFFVFGSGKDARLVTPELTGSLLPGVTRDSLLTLAADFGHKVEERRISTEEWEKAAASGELTEVFACGTAAVITPVGRVKHAGGEFTIAGGQPGEVTMRLREELTGIQNGTRPDPHGWMYKLASA; encoded by the coding sequence ATGACGACCGCCATTCCCTTCAGCCGTACCCTCAGCCCGACCCCCGCCTCGGCGGAGGCGGTAGCGGAGGTATTGGCGAAGCCGGGCTTCGGGACGCGGTTCACCGACCACATGGTGACCGTGCGGTGGTCGGAAGGCGTTGGCTGGCACGACGCGCGGCTGAGCCCCTACGAGCCGCTGACACTCGACCCTGCCACCGCGGTCCTGCACTACGGGCAGGCCATCTTCGAGGGGCTGAAAGCCTACCGGCAGCCGGACGGCTCCATCAGCGCTTTTCGCCCGCGGCTGAACGCCGCCCGGTTCCGCAGGTCGGCACGCCGGATGGCGATGCCGGAGCTGCCGGACGAGCTGTTCCTCGGCTCGATCCACGAGTTGATCGAGGTGGACGGCCGGTGGGTGCCCACCAGTAAGGGCGACACCCTCTACCTGCGGCCGTTCCTGATCGCGACGGAGGCCGGGCTCGGCGTGAACAAGCCCTCCGCGCAGTACCTGTACTCCCTGATCGCGTCTCCGGCAGGTTCCTACTTCGCGGGCGGCGTGAAGCCGGTGAGCGTGTGGCTGTCCACCGACTACGTGCGCGCCGCACCGGGTGGCACCGGTTTCGCCAAGTGTGCGGGCAACTACGCGGCATCCTTCGTCGCGCAGGCAGAGGCCGTCGACCACGGCTGTGACCAGGTCGTGTGGCTCGACGCGGTGGAGCGCAGGTGGGTCGAGGAGATGGGCGGGATGAACCTGTTCTTCGTCTTCGGCTCCGGTAAGGATGCGCGCCTGGTGACGCCCGAGTTGACCGGCTCGTTGCTGCCGGGTGTCACGCGGGACTCGCTGCTGACGCTGGCGGCCGACTTCGGCCACAAGGTCGAGGAGCGCAGGATTTCGACCGAGGAGTGGGAGAAGGCGGCGGCCTCCGGAGAGCTTACCGAGGTGTTCGCATGTGGCACTGCCGCGGTCATCACGCCTGTCGGCAGGGTGAAGCACGCGGGCGGGGAGTTCACCATCGCGGGCGGCCAGCCGGGCGAGGTCACCATGCGGCTGCGGGAGGAGCTCACCGGCATTCAGAACGGCACCCGCCCCGACCCGCACGGCTGGATGTACAAGCTCGCGAGCGCCTGA
- a CDS encoding thiamine pyrophosphate-dependent dehydrogenase E1 component subunit alpha has protein sequence MDLTKDADAARATLRTMWTIRRFEEAVDDLFARGLMHGTMHLSIGQEAVPAGACLALREGDYITSTHRGHGHCIARGARLDAMMAELLAKETGYCRGRGGSMHIADVATGNLGANGIVAGGVPIAAGAGLAVSMRGGDEVVVSFFGDGAVNEGAWHEGVNLAAIWDLPVVFVCENNHYGMSMSVGKAFKVERLAERAAAYGIPGVTVDGNDPQAVHDAVSDAVHRARAGQGPSLVEAVTYRWKGHSKSDKNLYRPREEIEAWREQDPIARFERVVAATLSEADVAACRDEARDAVREAIRVANAAPDARADSLADAVYARGDA, from the coding sequence ATGGACCTGACCAAGGACGCGGACGCGGCGCGGGCCACGTTGCGGACGATGTGGACGATCCGCCGGTTCGAGGAGGCGGTGGACGATCTCTTCGCGCGTGGGCTGATGCACGGCACGATGCACCTGTCGATCGGGCAGGAAGCGGTGCCCGCCGGCGCCTGCCTGGCGCTGCGCGAGGGCGACTACATCACCTCGACCCATCGCGGGCACGGGCACTGCATCGCCAGAGGTGCACGGCTCGACGCGATGATGGCGGAGCTGCTGGCCAAGGAGACTGGCTACTGCCGGGGCCGAGGTGGCTCGATGCACATCGCCGACGTCGCCACCGGCAACCTCGGCGCGAACGGCATCGTCGCGGGCGGCGTGCCGATCGCGGCCGGCGCGGGGCTGGCCGTGTCAATGCGCGGTGGCGACGAGGTGGTGGTGAGCTTCTTCGGCGATGGCGCGGTGAACGAGGGCGCCTGGCACGAGGGAGTCAACCTCGCCGCTATCTGGGACCTGCCCGTGGTGTTCGTGTGCGAGAACAACCACTACGGCATGTCCATGTCGGTGGGCAAGGCGTTCAAGGTAGAGCGGCTCGCCGAGCGCGCCGCTGCCTACGGCATCCCCGGTGTGACCGTTGACGGCAACGACCCGCAGGCCGTGCACGACGCGGTTTCCGACGCGGTGCACCGGGCCAGGGCCGGGCAGGGACCGAGCCTGGTGGAGGCCGTGACGTACCGCTGGAAGGGCCATTCGAAGAGCGACAAGAATCTCTACCGCCCCAGGGAGGAGATCGAGGCCTGGCGGGAGCAGGACCCGATCGCGCGGTTCGAGCGGGTGGTGGCGGCGACACTGTCCGAAGCGGACGTCGCCGCCTGCAGGGACGAGGCGAGGGACGCTGTTCGGGAGGCGATCCGCGTGGCCAACGCGGCACCGGACGCGCGGGCGGACTCGCTGGCCGACGCCGTGTACGCGAGGGGTGACGCATGA